The Lutra lutra chromosome 7, mLutLut1.2, whole genome shotgun sequence genome segment ACACCAAACTATATCAAATCTTAACCTTGGTTATAGGTCATGCTTTGTTTGCAAGGTGTTAACACTTTCTTATATAATAGTTACGGCTTTTGGAGCAGTCTTAAAGTGAGACTCTCTTTTTACTAGTGACCCCAAGCAGCAGGATATCCTATTATAGTATGATTCTCTGGAATATTCCTTTTTCATGGAAAAGTCCCAAATTGTGAGTTGTTAAATCACCACTGGAAGTACGTGGGATTCAGACACCGGGCAACTGCTCAATTTCTGTGCTGTTGGCACTTTTCTGAGAACCCAGggaaagtaaaaatcttttaaagttcaGTACAAAATGCTATGATGCAGAAATATCTTTCAATTCCTTATCAGAGAAAAGCTGGAAGTCTTCCTGCAACGAAGGGGAATCCTCTACCTCCTATGTGCATCAGAGGTCACCAGGTGGTCCCACCAAACTGATAGAAATCATCTCAGACTGCAACTGGGAGGAGGATCGGAACAAGATTTTGAGCATCTTATCCCAGCACATCAATAGCAACATGCCACAGTCACTTAAGGTGGGCAACTTCATCATTGAGTTGGCTTCTCAGCGAAAGAGCCGGGGTGAGAAGAACCCTCCTGTTTATTCTTCTCGTGTGAAAATCTCTATGCCATCATGCCAAGACCAAGATGATATGGCTGAGAAATCTGGATCAGAGACTCCTGATGGTCCATTATCCCCTGGGAAAATGGATGATATCTCTCCTGTGCAGACAGATGCCCTGGCTTCAGTGAGGGAGAGATTACATGGAGGCAAAGGTCTGCCTTTTTACGCAGGGCTTTCTCCTGCAGGGAAGCTTGTGGCCTATAAACGTAAACCCAGTTCAAGCACATCTGGGCTTATCCAGGTGAGAATTGCCTTTAATCTGGATGTAGCACCTTTTTCTACTTAGGTAACATCTCGATTTTTCAGAGCCCTTTGTGGGCCTTATATCATTTATCTTCACATTTCCTGGGAACTGGGTGACAAACCATCTCTTTTTGTAATAGGCCTAGTTTATAAATGCATACCTCGAGTAAATTTTTGACACATTTACAAACGAACTGTGGAGCCCTATATTagcttatgattttatttctatcttctcAGAAAGTTCCTAACTCTCAAAATTTTACTGCTTGGGCTCTACTGATACTTTGACAACTATACTAAGGAGTTCCATCTAGTTCTTgggattattattaataaatagctttcaaaacaaaacaaggtgaAATTGATTATAAGATAGTAGTATATGGTTGGAAGCTTGGAGAAAATTTTAGTTTTGCAAGGTGTtactgaaaagtataaaacttctaaaaattgcatttttttctttatttggtcCATAGTAGGGTTTTTGCTAATATGATGATTGTCATAGTACAAATAAATCCTTGTTGTTTAGTAATTTAGACAGGTTATATTAGTAAAACTACACCGGCATCTAGAAAAGCCTTTGGAAGGAGAAGTTTTGaagtaaaatgtaattttagtaAAAAGGTTTTCTCCTCTTGCTCAGTGATATTAAATGCACTTTTATGTCAGAGTAGCAAATGGGTGGAAGTGTCTGACATGCTTGCTACGGTTACTTGACTTTATTAGCTTGACCACTTCTCTGGGCTGTGGACTGTTCCATTAATATGACTCTTTGACTTATCTacttaattaaaaactttttattgcaGTTTAGTCTTGATGGTGCTATGTAACTGGTTCTGTTGGTATTTCTTGAGGGGAACagtgttttcttatttcatttattgtttgATACTTTGAGAACAGAGACTGAGAACTGAGCTCATTTCTAGTGAGActtggggaccccccccccaaatacagGTTTAGAAATTTGTGTTCTCTCCTGTCTAGGAAAGCCACAATAAAATACGATTTTGCCTAAGCGGTCAGGCCCCTGTAATGTAGGCTTTGGGGAAGCTGTTGAATAGTCTTCAGAGCAAGCCCCAAAGGAGAAGATGAGGTATTTTAGACCTCCAGAGACCCTGAAAAACTACAGTAAACTTTCCTTTAGGTTGGAAAGATCACATTCTTTATATCAAACTCGAGGCAGAGATATTCCTGATCTATCTGGGAATAATTGTGGTTTCATTTAAGTAATAAAGAGTAATTTTTGTCTTTGAGGAGAGGTTGGCTTGCTGTAGCTATTCTCTTTACCAGTTTCCTATTACTTTAGAGAGTAGGGGTTTCTCCACCACACTTCACCCTCTCCCCCTTTCAGTGATGGAAAGGAGGAACAGAAAAGGATGTCTTCTCTAGTCACCCAGGAATAGGACTTTGAGGACATGGGTAAGAAATtagagaaggttttttttttcctttcttttttaaaaaaacaattgtgCAGTCCCAGATGGACAGTGTGTCAGCTCAGGCAGTAGAGAAAAATCCTTACCTTATTTATTGACTACTTGTTCTGGTTGCCAGTGATTGTTTCTAAAGTTATAATTGAGTTTCTTCTAGCTTTTATCTTGAGCTCAAGTTTTGTCCAAGACATAACAGTATCTTCAGAGTTGAGTGTTTTAAAGACTGAAGGGGGAACCTTTTGGGTTAGGATATTATAACAATGGCTTTCTTGAAACTTAAAAGTAGATTCACcatctatttttcaaatatgaaggATGCTTGAAGGGACCCTTGAGAGGGCTTAACTGTGCCTCCTTGGTCTTGTCAGAGAGATTCTGTTGAACACAGCTATTCATTTTTTGGTGGTGATTGTTAATAGTTTAATCACAATTGCTTAAGTAAAACCGTTGGATGATTCCTTAGATTTGACTGTGCCTCTCACATATCTAGGAGCAGATATTGATGAACTAAGATAGTCTGTTTCCAAACTACCAAAATGAAGATGAGATTAGTTCAGAATATCAgatggcagcttttttttttcaccttctaaTATTCAGATTATGTATCAAATGGAAaaagtccatttctttttccctttaaatctGAAGAATAGACCTTTAAAACCTTGTAAAAATGATACCCCTGTCAAGGGAGATAAGTTAGCAAGAGAATTTTATCTTTACAGAATTTCTCTTTGCCACTTGTTTCAGGTTAATGGTAAGAGTTACCCGCAGGCTAAGTTGCTATTGGGACAGATGGGGGCATTGCATCCAGCCAATAGGCTAGCTGCTTATATCACAGGCAGGTTGCGACCCTCAGTCCTGGACCTCTCAACCCTCAGTACTGTCATCTCCAAGGTAGCATCCAATGCCAAGGTGGCTGCATCCAGGAAACCACGTACCCTGTTGCCTTCAACATCCAATTGCAAAACGGCATCCTCCTCTGGCCCTACAACAAATCGCCCTGGGAAGAATCTGAAGGCATTCGTCCCGGCAAAAAGACCAATTGGTAAGTTgaactgtatatatattttagaaaggcCTGTGCCTTGGTGCTTGGCCAGTGGATACAAGTATAGAGGTCgtgaaaattagagaaatataGAATTGGCATTGTTCTTATTCTTGATGGCTGTCTTTCCTGACCTTGTCTGTTTTTGGTAATTCTTCCTGACCACTTATGATAGTAGATGAATTGAACTCTAGTTAATAGTTAATTTCCAGACTTTTAGACTGGTTTTATTAATATAGAAAAgacttagatttttaattttgttttttaaaaaaggaagacttACTCTTAAATACTTTACctaatttaatatttcttttatgggCACTGGTATTTTTGTAACCAGTCATATATATGTTCCTTGAACTTATGAAACCAAGGAGCTAGCAAATCCAAGGGGGTTGAGTTTGTGTAGTATAGGCTTAGAATAAAAAGCTCTTGAAAAACAAGTTGGAAGTGTTGCTTTATTCTATTTATCCTGTTCTGTGAATGAAAACCtcatttgtttaatatttcaaTGCTGGAGTCTGTAATAAATTACCTTCTGAAAGTATTTTGTGTTTTAGCATTGCGAGTATATGTAGTCAGTTTATTGaattcttctttttgttgttcataTCTGTTTAGGACTCTAAGTGTCCATTGCTGTATTCTTATTCCTCTGATGGGAAATTGAAATAATCCGGCTGAATGCTGGAGTTATATGAAGATGGAGGACAAGCATTGTATGCCTTAAAAAGACcccattttaccatttttaaagtaGCTTTAACTGGTGATTTTAagtcctctcctgccctcttttGAAAAGTGTCTTTATACACTTCAGAAATAATGTAAAACTTAACTGTCTCATAAGAGGATAGCAGTTACAAAGAAGCGGAGGTGCTGGGACAGGAGGAAGTGGtgaaacaagtttttaaaattagagttaGGGGAAGAAAAATCTCCTTACGACGTTCTTCACTGTTTAGATGATGAAGTTGTGTGCTGCtgtattgccttttttttttttttttttttaaagatttttattcatttatttgacagagagagatcacaagcaggcagagaggcaggcagagagagaggaggaagcaggctccctgctgagcagagagcccgatgcagggctcgatcccaggactctgagatcatgacctgagccgaaggcagtggcttaacccactgagccacccaggtgccccgctgtaTTGCCTTTTTAGTGTCCTGGCAATTTGGCTATATTGCACAGTCAAAAGAATCTTAGTAGGAACACCCAGTTTTAATCCCTTTCATAGTATTATAAAGGTTTGGTTTGGGTTGAGAGAAGTGTTTGATTTCTGTGGGTGGAAATTGGCACATATCATGCAGGTAGGTAGTACCTGTAAGAAATTGACCCAGTGGTGCACAATAAATGTTGATAAACACAATCACTAAGAGGATAAAATATGAGAACTGAAGATATTTGACCTGCAAATTTTTATTTGCAGCGGCTCGACCCTCTCCTGGTGGTGTGTTCACACAGTTTGTGATGAGTAAAGTTGGAGCCCTGCAGCAGAAGATACCTGGAGTTAGCACACCCCAACCCCTAACAGGGCCACAGAAGTTCAGTATCAGACCTTCTCCAGTAATGGTCGTCACACCTGTGGTTTCTTCTGAGCCAGTTCAGGTGTGCAGCCCTGTGACTGCTGCTGTCACTACTACCACCCCTCAAGTGTTTTTAGAGAATGTTACTGCTGTGACACCTATGACTGCTCTTTCTGACGTGGGAACTAAAGAAACTACTTATTCTTCTGGTGCCACCACTGCAGGGGTTGTTGAGGTTTCTGAAACTAATACCAGCACCCCTGTAACACCTTCCCAGTCTACAGCCACTGTGAACCTTATCAAAACGACTGGGATAACTACCCCTGTGGCTTCAGTTGCTTTTCCTAAGTCTTTGGTAGCATCTCCTCCAACTATAACTCTTCCTGTTGCTTCCACTGCCTCCACCTCCATAGTCGTGGTGACCACAGCTGCATCTTCCTCCATGGTGACCACACCAACTTCATCTCTGGGCTCTGTTCCCATTATACTCTCGGGAATTGATGGGAGTCCACCAGTGAGCCAGAGACCAGGTAAGGCCTAGATGTTACTAGCTGGTTTACCTACCATACAACTGTTTATATCACTTATGGTTTTGTTAGGATCACGGATATATCAGGGTAACAGTGTGGGTGTTTCTGCTGTAACATGATACATGGATTCCTGAAAACCTTGACCTTCTGcaaaactgaaaactgaaaataatagaCCTCATGGTTAATAAAGGGTTAGGACAAGTTACTAAAAATCTCTGCAACTTTGTAACCAGAGCACTGATAAAAACCGTAACTGGTACTTTGGAGATAAATTGAACAGACTTGACAGATGGTTTAGTGTGGAGCTGGAGATTTTCTGAGGAgatgaaaaatactcaaaaacaggggcgtctgggtggctcagtgggttaagctgctgccttcagctcaggtcatgatcccaggtcctgggttccagccccgcatcgggctttctgctcagcagggagcctgcttcctcctctctctctgtctgcctctctgcctacttgtgatttctctctgtcaaataaataaataaaatcttaaaaaaaaaatactcaaaaacatTATAATGGAAATACTGGCTGAATCTGAAATAATGTATGGGAGTGGAGTTCTGAGCCAGTAGAGCCGCCATCAAGATGGGCACAGCACGAAGTGTACTTCTGTGTGCTGAGAGCTAGGTCTGTGCATCTCTGAGGGAACCCAAATGTAGGGATTcctttctggggggtgggggtgggggctgtgtgtgcttctttttattttgattttttaaaagattttatttattcattttccagagaagagagcatgtgcacacatgtgcatgcacacaagcaggggggagccgcaggcagtgggagaagcaggctcccggctgagcaggaagcatggtgtggggctccatcccaggacctgggattatgggataatgacctgagccgaaggcagatgcttaactgactgagccacccaggcgtccctgtgtgtgcttccttttaattaaaaaagagaacaaagggcTTTTGCCATGCTACAGCCAGGCTAAGGGCTTTTCTCTCCTTGCTGAAGATTAAGACTCTAGGTCCTTTTACCTAGTAAAAATCATTTGTGAATCTGACCAACTCCCGTATACTACTGACATTGACATTAtccttctatttattattttgtatgaaCTGATTGAGATAGAAATAAGGAGGCATATTTCTTTGTTTAGGAATCTGTACGTTTATCAACTTTTCAGTTAAAGTTTTTTTGTAGGCTTATGTTAAGTgaatataaaataggaatatcCTACACTTGGCTAATTTTTTATATCCTAATTCAACCAGCTAAAATAAATGGTTCTCTTAATGTACTCAGAATTACTATTTAAGAGTGAGAGACTTCACAGGACTTAAGGGGAAATAAGTAGGCAACAATAATTCTTTGGTCATTGATATTTTTCCTACTAAGTATTTTTGCATTTAGTGACATAGTCTAAATCTCTATCAGTGTTTTAGGAATGAAGTGATTTGGGAGTTAGTTTAAAGTTGAAGGTCTTTCCAAAGGATAAATGAATCATGGATTAAATTTGTTgtcttctgcttctccccatatatataaaattaaacatgattAGTTTAATATGCAGTTTCAGAACTGAGATTGTTGTTGATAAAGCCATTTTGATTTCCTGTTGGATCTCAAGGTTTATATCTTGTCATATTTTAacttgagatttttctaaaagataTGGATTCCAACCCTTTACTTCTGTCATGAAGCTATAAAGTAGTTTGTTTAGCTTTTTGTGGTTCGCTGTTTCTCAGATTTCAGTCACTTGGAATATACATTCAGGTATTTTGCTCTGATTCtcatttgtattattattgacttaatattcttatttaaataaactcCTTTGTttgcttaaatgtattttttaaaggagctaTTTTACTGTAATTGGAAACCAACATTACTTGTCGTAACAGAGGTTTACTCCATAGATAAATACAttagaaacaataataaaaagaaatacattctagCTAGCTACCATGTTAATATGTAGCTTGCACTCTGTTAATGAAGAAACCTAGAAAATGCTGATGTAATATCAAAGACTAGTATTTTCTTCTGTATATAATCAGaagattaaaatggaaaaagaaattactttctgACAATATGATATGGTGATATACTATATCCATATACCATCTAAAAATATCTTCTGTAATACCACTTGAGGAAATACTAATGTTAACAGATTTTCttaactgttctttttaaaatggagctGACTCTGGTAACTTCTAAGTGTGTAATTTTGTTTTAGGTTCATAAAGAGGATCCCAACTCGGGTACTTAGACATCTGTGACTTtttcatttaacttctttttcctttcccttcttagCCCTACCTGCATGTGAATAAATACTTGAatattttgtgtgtctgttaaAGGTTGCTTTCATTCTCTGAATTAAGAGTGCTTTGGGTTTGACCCACTCTCTAAAATGTTCTTTGAATAGAAATGTTCAGGAAATTAAGAATGCTTTAACGTGTTTCTTAATTCATATAATAGgtggatgttttttatttaaattgcaccccccccccccaacagtttggtcttcacattttatttcactttcaagAGTAGTTCTGGATCTTACATATAATTTGTCATGTAAATGTTAGGAGCATAATTTCCTTTTAGAAGTTTGATATGTTTTGTGGGTAGAATACTTACCTGATAGTGTCACATGTTAAACTGATTCGTttggtttgttgatttttttatttagcgacaaactaatgaaaatatttattaataatgttaAGTAAGTTCACTAATTTGAATGGTAATGTTAGATTAGTTTCATTTCTGCCCAACATCACCGTTACTCCTGCCTTTTTATCCCCGTGACCAAAAATCTGTCTGTAGAttgttggtattattatttttctctgtcttcagtaTTTCTAAATATCTCTTCCAAACGTTGAAGTGGGACTTTAGGTACTATTaatgatttgaaattttttaaaattcacatcttttgcattaaatttttgctttttctgtttgttttaaaactatCTTTTGCCTCTTCCTAACCAGGCTTTATTTCCCTGCTTCTTTGATGTCTcttaatttcattccattttttgggggtatgtatttttttttttttcttctgaaaaataatttccacAGATCTTTACGCTTTGGTTATTTGTCAGTGTATTTTAAAAGCCAAGGAGTTTTTTATGCCTCGCAATTTTTAGTCCTTGACTTTATCTTACTTGAGTATGACCTATGAAATGAAGTCATAATTTTAGTGTTAATGACCTGAATTATAAGGTTGAAGAAGAgcattttatcatgaatgatCTGTTTAACTTTAATGAGAGTCGAGATTTAGAGGTCTGCCATGTTTTTCATTAGGCAGAGGCATTATCTCTTTAAATGCACCTCTTAACAATTgatgctttttttccttctttctttttttaaccattctgagcGTAAGGTCCTACAATGTCTTGATAATTAGGTTTTAAGATAAATTGTTCTCAGCCATAGGACTGTTAAGTAACGTATGATAGAGGTACAGGATTTCACCAACTGTATAAttcaaattagaaattatttatagTGTGGTCAGATCTTATGTCCTAATAGTTTTTCCTATATGGATTAAAGTGAACTGATactatgtttctgttttctgtttttcagaaaatGCCCCTCAGATTCCAGTGGCTACTCCTCAGGTCTCTTCTAACACAGTGAAACGTACTGGACCTCGATTGTTGCTGATTCCAGTGCAGCAAGGTTCTCCTACTCTTAGACCTGTTCCAAACACACAGCTTCAGGGGCATCGGATGGTCTTGCAGCCTGTTAGGAGCCCAAGTGGGATGAATCTATTCAGGCATCCTAACGGGCAGATTGTTCAGCTCCTCCCCTTGCATCAGCTTCGAGGCTCTAATACCCAGCCCAACTTACAGCCTGTTATGTTTCGGAACCCAGGTATAAAACTGGAGATCTTTCTgatgagtttttcttttgttgaatcATTTGGCCGCATGGGATGTTAATACACCAGGATTTCTTAGTCTCTTAGAGTTAAcctgtcaaaaagaaaagcataccTTGAAAGTCTTTATACAGGcagtgatcatttaaaaaaaaatttttttttttcttatcaggcTCTGTGATGGGGATCCGGTTACCTACTCCTTCCAAACCTTCAGAGACTCCACCATCTTCTGCTTCGTCCTCTGCTTTCTCTGTTATGAATCCTGTAATTCAGGCTGTTGGGTCTTCTCCAGCAGTGAATGTTATCACTCAGGCACCATCATTGCTTTCTTCTGGACCTAGTTTTGTGTCTCAGTCTGGTACACTGACCCTGAGGATTTCCCCTCCTGAACCACAAAGCTTTGCAAGTAAAACAGGTTCTGAGACCAAAATAACCTATAGTTCAGGAGGGCAGCCTGTTGGTACAGCCAGTCTTATTCCTCTCCAGTCTGGTAGTTTTGCTTTGTTGCAGCTCCCTGGACAAAAGCCTGTTCCCAGTTCCATTCTTCAACATGTTGCTTCTCTTCAGATGAAAAGAGAGTCTCAGAGTGCAGACCAGAAAGATGgaacaagctttttaaaaagagagcagGATACTAAGAAGGCCCTACAGTCAGAAGGAGAAGCTATAGATTCTGGGGCTAATGTAATAAAGCAAAACTCTGGGGCTGCTGCGTCAGAAGAAATCCTGCATGATTCCTTGGTAGATGGGGGTGATCATTTAGATGAAGAATCCCTTACAGAAGAGGGTCCTATAATTGTTAAACCTTCTCAGCACTCCTGTACCACTGGTTCACACCTAGGTGAAGACTATAAAGATGTTGATGAAGAGTATGGGATTAGAAATCTTAACAGTTCCAAAGAAAAACTGACTGTTCTAGAAGTTAAGACCATTTCCAAAAAAGCCAGCAATGTGACAGTCCAAAGTGTAAGTAGTATACAGCTTAAAAAGCTTGGTGATGTGAAAGTGGAACAACAGAAAGGATTAGAAAATCCAGAggaaaaatcaaatgaatttcCAGTCATCTCTAAGGAAGAAAGTAAACTCGAATTATCAGGGAGCAAAGTTGTGGAGCAGCAATCTATTCCACAGCCAGAGGCCAAGGAGAAGGGATGTGGAGACTCTCTGGAGAAGGACAGTATtagggagagatggagaaaacaCCTGAAGGGCCCTCTGACCCAGAAATGTGTTGGAACTTCACAAGAATGCAAGAAAGAGGCAGATGAGCAGttagttaaagaaataaagacctgTCAGGAAAATTCTGATGTGTTTCAACAAGATCAAGGCATCTCTGATCTACTTGGAAAAAGTGAAACTACTGAAAATGTCAGAGGTTTAAAAACTGAATGTGATTCTTGGAGTAGGATTTCTAGTCCTACAGCCTTCTCCAGTGTTCCGAGGAGAGCCACAaaagggagcagaggggaaggacaTTTTCAAGGTCACTTACTGCTGTCAGGAGAACAGATACAACCAAAGCAAGAGAAGAAGGGTGGGCGAAGCAGTGCTGACTTGACTGTTTTGGATTtggaagaggaggatgaggaagatGAGAATGAGAAAACCGATGATTCTATTGATGAGATTGTGGATGTTGTTTCTGACTACCAGAGTGAGGAGGTTGATGATGTAGAAAAGGTGGTGAGCCCATTTTTGTTGTGACTGAAAcctcaagaatttaaaatgatttattagaGACAGTAGCTTTTGCAGAAGATCACTAAGACTTGATACATTGATTTGGATGCCTAGGTTTAGATCATGATTAAATGACTTCATAGTTTTTAGGCTATGTCAGtcaagtaacatttattgagcttatATTGTTCTTTGAGACATACCTGCTATAATGGAAAGGCTGGCTTATGCCTTTGGGGGATAGATGTTTGAGAGTACTTTCaagttaggtttaaaaaaaaaaaaaaaaagcctgaaactCCTGCTCCTATTTGTGCTcaggttttttgttggttttggtttttttgttttgtttttgacattttctgtGTGAAGCCTGTCTGGTAGCTACATAAAGAACAGGGAATGGGTAAACTTAAA includes the following:
- the MGA gene encoding MAX gene-associated protein isoform X10, with the translated sequence MEAKVCLFTQGFLLQGSLWPINVNPVQAHLGLSSTVISKVASNAKVAASRKPRTLLPSTSNCKTASSSGPTTNRPGKNLKAFVPAKRPIAARPSPGGVFTQFVMSKVGALQQKIPGVSTPQPLTGPQKFSIRPSPVMVVTPVVSSEPVQVCSPVTAAVTTTTPQVFLENVTAVTPMTALSDVGTKETTYSSGATTAGVVEVSETNTSTPVTPSQSTATVNLIKTTGITTPVASVAFPKSLVASPPTITLPVASTASTSIVVVTTAASSSMVTTPTSSLGSVPIILSGIDGSPPVSQRPENAPQIPVATPQVSSNTVKRTGPRLLLIPVQQGSPTLRPVPNTQLQGHRMVLQPVRSPSGMNLFRHPNGQIVQLLPLHQLRGSNTQPNLQPVMFRNPGSVMGIRLPTPSKPSETPPSSASSSAFSVMNPVIQAVGSSPAVNVITQAPSLLSSGPSFVSQSGTLTLRISPPEPQSFASKTGSETKITYSSGGQPVGTASLIPLQSGSFALLQLPGQKPVPSSILQHVASLQMKRESQSADQKDGTSFLKREQDTKKALQSEGEAIDSGANVIKQNSGAAASEEILHDSLVDGGDHLDEESLTEEGPIIVKPSQHSCTTGSHLGEDYKDVDEEYGIRNLNSSKEKLTVLEVKTISKKASNVTVQSVSSIQLKKLGDVKVEQQKGLENPEEKSNEFPVISKEESKLELSGSKVVEQQSIPQPEAKEKGCGDSLEKDSIRERWRKHLKGPLTQKCVGTSQECKKEADEQLVKEIKTCQENSDVFQQDQGISDLLGKSETTENVRGLKTECDSWSRISSPTAFSSVPRRATKGSRGEGHFQGHLLLSGEQIQPKQEKKGGRSSADLTVLDLEEEDEEDENEKTDDSIDEIVDVVSDYQSEEVDDVEKNNCVEYIEDDEEQVDIETVEELSEEINVSHVKTTAAQTQTFKQPCRTHISADEKAAERSRKAPPIPLKLKPDYWSEKLQKEAEAFAYYRRTHTANERRRRGEMRDLFEKLKITLGLLHSSKVSKSLILTRAFSEIQGLTDQADKLIGQKNLLTRKRNILIRKVSSLSGKTEEVVLKKLEYIYAKQQALEAQKRKKKMGSDEFDVSPRTSKQQEGSASSVDLGQMFINNRKGKPLILSRKRDQATENTSPSNTPHTSANIVMTPQGQLLTLKGPLFSGPVVTVSPALLEADLKPQVATSAMAQSENDDLFMMPRIVNVTSLATEGGLVDMGGSKYSHEVPDGKPSDHLKSTIRNEDNSFEGSGRISSRSNHREGRMALGPTPVFLANKDSGFPQIVDVSSMQEAQEFLPKKISGEMRGIQYKWKECESRREKPKPKESTFHKLKMKDLKDSSIEMELRKVASAIEEAALDPSELLTNMEDEDDTDETLTSLLNEIAFLNQQLNDDSVSLAELPTSVDTEFTGDARRAFISKLPPGNRATFQVGHLGTGLKELPDVQGESDSVSPLLLHLEDDDFSENEKQLVEPASEPDVLKIVIDSEIKDSLLPHRKASDGGKSTSGVPAEPESVSSPPLLHMKAGLENSSTTDTLWRPMPKLAPLGLKVANPSSDADGQSLKVMPCLAPVAAKVGSVGHKMNLTGNDQECRESKVMPTLAPVVAKLGNSGASPSSAGK